From Primulina tabacum isolate GXHZ01 chromosome 2, ASM2559414v2, whole genome shotgun sequence, one genomic window encodes:
- the LOC142528400 gene encoding ATP-dependent helicase BRM-like isoform X2: MQSGGGPQQGGGGHGRITAPSASASLSSSSSAAFDHQQQQRQQQFLRRTEGNTALLAYQAGNINGALAGANVLASGSMQLPQQSRKLIDPGQHHAPPNIQDQGHNRIQGAEQQMLNPFQHTYLQHAFQAAQPKSTLGMQSQQQMKPGISFPLVKDEDTRMKNLIQVGNMSPASTSKKSSEQVVDGEKPADHNQRSISSEPRSSYPARLGQTMSSASMLGPHTQQNIMKMTNNPMAAQMQALQSLAREHNIDLSNPANANVIAQLIPLMQSRMVAQQKANDSNISIQSSSFSKPNSTSMQVARESSPHANSSSDVSGQSGSSKVRQVLSSSMGVTSSAALVDNSSNLSLQQFSAHVKDNQLTPRQPNIVGSGMPLFHPMQSPGNSSQGVESLMLAKASSISEASQAQYARKTNQSPRQSVNPSSDGEVGNLSTPAGGPFPQMRQSHVGFTKQQLHVLKAQILAFRRLKAFSFALQKGDSTLPRELLQAVSPPPLDLKIQQVLPPPGTASKDKSTGECVDEHVKSMESTQKVPQVVALAAGAGKVKEEVLRDVKATSSAANTQSTTPETKESRSVVPRGKEEHQDEGSSGKLEHGTDLGTQTPPIRSDVTVDRDKAVASKPVVSETIQVKKPIQASNATQPKDTGSTRKYHGPLFDFPVFTRKHDTLGSSMMNNNNNLVLAYDIKDLFSEEGGEICKRRRAEKIGKIEKLLSVNLERKKFKPDLVIRLQIESKKLQLVDLQARLRDEIEQQQIEIMTMPDRPYRKFVRLCERQRLELNRQSQASQKAVREKQLKSIFQWRKKLLEAHWIIRDARIARNRGVHKYHEKMLREFSKRKDDGRDKRMEALKNNDVERYREMLLEQQTNINGEAAERYAVLSSFLTQTEEYLHKLGSKITAAKNLQEVEEAGSSAVAAARAQGLSEEEVRAAAACAREEVMIRNRFTEMNAPKENTSVNKYYNLAHAVSERVTRQPSMLRAGTLRDYQLVGLQWMLSLYNNKLNGILADEMGLGKTVQVMSLIAYLMEFKGNYGPHLIIVPNAVLVNWKSEFHIWLPTVSCIFYVGGKDQRAKLFSQEVLAVKFNVLVTTYEFIMYDRSKLSKVDWKYIIIDEAQRMKDRESVLARDLDRYRCQRRLLLTGTPLQNDLKELWSLLNLLLPEVFDNRKAFHDWFSQPFQKEGPTHNAEDDWLETEKKVIVIHRLHQILEPFMLRRRVEDVEGSLPPKVSIVLKCRMSSIQSVIYDWIKSTGTLRVDPEDEKLKVQKNPIYQPKVYKTLNNRCMELRKSCNHPSLNYPYFSDFSKDFLVRSCGKLWVLDRVLIKLHRTGHRVLLFSTMTKLLDIVEEYLQWRRLVFRRIDGTTSLEDRESAIMDFNRPDTDCFIFLLSIRAAGRGLNLQSADTVIIYDPDPNPKNEEQAVARAHRIGQTREVKVIYMEAVVDKIPSHQKEDEIRSEGAVDSDDDLAGKDRYVGSIESLIRNNIQQYKIDMADEVINAGRFDQRTTHEERRLTLETLLHDEERYQETVHDVPSLHEVNRMISRSDAEVELFDQMDEELDWAEDMTRYDQVPKWLRASTKEVNTTISNLSKKSSKNVFYGGGVGLESSDIVHETERKRGRPKRKVPIYTELDDEEEEFSEASSEDRNRYSVQGVGETGDFEDDESTGAPRLNNEQSEEESPVSADGYQSQRALESIRNNHVLDEAGSSGSSSHSQRLLRMVSPSASSQKFGSLSALDDRSNSRSKKSVDELEEGEIAASGDSHIDHQQSGSWIQDRDEGEDEQVLQPKIKRKRSIRYRSRPADRLGEKYIKKSSLRHENRSQLQFQVEGRNAFQERDECAHNVGEPSSLKTDKNDLSMKNRSSLPSRKTSIANLHGSMKSGAVNYVSTPDYTREQPREKWDNKLKRPTGSVYKMSEVIQRKCKNVISKLQRRIDKEGHQIIPLLTELWKRIEKSNPVAGAGNNLLDFRRIDLRVDKSEYSGVMELVSDVQLVLKCGLQYYGFSYEVRSEAKKVHDLFFDILKIAFPDTDFREARNSMSFSGPISTPASASRQMLASQTKRQKLVKDVDSDNGHFQKPQTRAAIHTMEDTKTRSYNTQKELRLGSSSSRELSQQDNAHPFTHPGDFVICKKKRKDREKSAVKAAGNRSAGPLSPIGLGFNIKSPSSFSGTKDLGLMQQIGAQQSRAALSPQQGNSGGSAVGWANPVKRVRTDAGKRRPSHL; encoded by the exons ATGCAATCTGGCGGTGGGCCCCAGCAAGGCGGCGGCGGACATGGACGGATCACTGCCCCTTCAGCCTCTGCTTCGCTATCCTCGTCTTCATCTGCCGCATTTGATCACCAGCAGCAACAAAGACAG CAACAATTTTTGAGGAGAACCGAAGGGAATACTGCCCTTTTAGCCTACCAAGCTGGCAATATTAATGGGGCCCTTGCTGGAGCAAATGTTTTGGCATCTGGATCCATGCAATTACCTCAGCAATCCAGGAAGTTAATTGATCCGGGCCAACATCATGCCCCTCCTAATATTCAAGACCAGGGTCACAATAGGATTCAAGGTGCTGAACAACAGATGTTGAATCCTTTCCAACATACTTACTTGCAACATGCCTTTCAGGCTGCACAACCGAAATCAACGTTAGGGATGCAATCCCAGCAGCAGATGAAACCAGGGATATCTTTTCCTCTTGTCAAAGATGAAGATACGCGGatgaaaaatttgatccaaGTTGGGAATATGTCTCCGGCATCCACCTCCAAAAAATCATCTGAGCAGGTCGTTGACGGTGAGAAACCAGCAGATCATAATCAGCGGTCCATATCAAGCGAACCAAGATCTAGTTATCCTGCACGTCTTGGTCAAACTATGTCATCAGCATCCATGCTGGGGCCACATACCCAGCAAAATATCATGAAAATGACTAACAACCCCATGGCTGCACAAATGCAAGCCTTGCAGTCTTTGGCGCGAGAGCACAATATTGATCTGTCTAATCCTGCAAATGCAAATGTGATAGCTCAACTAATTCCCCTAATGCAATCCAGAATGGTTGCTCAGCAAAAAGCAAATGACAGCAATATCAGTATTCAGTCTTCATCTTTTTCAAAACCTAACAGTACTTCAATGCAAGTTGCAAGAGAAAGTTCACCCCATGCTAATTCCTCGAGCGATGTATCTGGGCAGTCTGGATCTTCAAAAGTTAGGCAGGTTTTGTCTAGTAGTATGGGTGTGACTTCTAGTGCTGCTCTGGTTGACAATTCTAGCAACCTATCACTGCAGCAGTTCTCTGCGCATGTTAAAGATAACCAACTGACTCCTAGACAACCAAATATTGTTGGAAGTGGAATGCCCCTATTTCATCCCATGCAATCACCTgggaattcaagccaaggtgtTGAAAGTTTAATGCTTGCGAAAGCTTCATCCATTTCAGAAGCTTCTCAGGCCCAGTATGCCAGGAAAACTAATCAATCTCCCCGACAATCTGTAAATCCATCTAGTGATGGGGAGGTGGGCAATTTGTCAACACCTGCTGGTGGACCATTTCCCCAGATGCGACAATCACATGTTGGATTTACAAAGCAGCAACTGCACGTACTTAAAGCACAAATACTTGCATTTAGGCGTCTGAAG GCTTTTTCCTTTGCCCTGCAGAAAGGAGATTCAACTCTGCCACGTGAATTGCTCCAAGCTGTTTCCCCTCCACCACTTGATTTAAAGATACAGCAGGTATTGCCCCCTCCTGGGACTGCTAGCAAGGATAAGTCAACTGGAGAGTGTGTAGATGAGCATGTAAAATCTATGGAGTCAACTCAAAAAGTGCCTCAGGTTGTGGCTTTGGCTGCTGGAGCAGGTAAAGTGAAGGAGGAAGTTCTGAGAGATGTCAAGGCAACTTCTTCGGCTGCTAATACGCAAAGCACTACGCCTGAAACAAAGGAATCAAGATCTGTGGTTCCTCGTGGGAAAGAAGAACATCAAGATGAAGGATCTTCAGGGAAGTTGGAACATGGGACTGATCTTGGAACACAGACACCTCCTATTAGGAGTGATGTTACTGTAGATAGGGATAAAGCAGTTGCTTCGAAGCCAGTTGTTTCAGAAACAATTCAAGTTAAGAAACCTATTCAAGCAAGCAATGCAACTCAACCCAAGGATACTGGTTCAACTAGAAAGTATCATGGCCCTTTGTTTGATTTCCCAGTGTTTACTAGGAAACATGACACACTTGGGTCATCTATGAtgaacaataataataatctcGTTCTAGCTTATGATATTAAAGATCTTTTCTCCGAGGAAGGTGGAGAGATTTGTAAAAGGAGAAGGGCAGAAAAAATAGGAAAGATTGAAAAATTACTATCTGTAAACTTGGAGAGGAAGAAGTTTAAACCTGATCTTGTTATACGGCTACAAATTGAATCAAAAAAACTTCAGCTTGTAGATCTTCAGGCACGGTTGAGGGATGAGATTGAGCAACAACAAATAGAGATAATGACAATGCCTGATAGACCATATCGGAAATTTGTTCGACTATGCGAGCGTCAACGGCTAGAGCTAAACAGGCAATCTCAGGCTAGTCAGAAGGCAGTTAGAGAAAAGCAACTGAAATCCATATTTCAGTGGCGCAAGAAGCTTCTTGAGGCACACTGGATCATCCGCGACGCTCGAATTGCTCGCAATAGGGGAGTTCACAAGTATCATGAAAAAATGCTAAGGGAGTTTTCTAAGAGGAAAGATGATGGCCGTGATAAAAGGATGGAAGCACTGAAAAATAATGATGTGGAAAGATATAGGGAGATGTTGTTGGAACAACAAACTAACATCAACGGCGAGGCTGCAGAAAGATATGCTGTTCTGTCGTCATTCCTGACTCAAACTGAAGAATATCTTCACAAATTAGGAAGTAAAATAACAGCAGCTAAAAATCTTCAGGAGGTTGAGGAGGCAGGCAGTTCCGCCGTCGCCGCAGCACGTGCACAG GGTCTCTCGGAGGAAGAAGTAAGAGCTGCTGCTGCCTGTGCTAGAGAAGAAGTGATGATAAGGAATCGATTCACTGAGATGAATGCACCAAAAGAAAATACATCCGTTAACAA GTATTACAATCTCGCACATGCTGTTAGTGAAAGGGTCACTAGGCAGCCCTCGATGTTACGTGCTGGAACATTACGTGACTATCAGCTT GTTGGTTTGCAGTGGATGTTATCTTTGTACAACAACAAATTAAATGGAATCTTGGCCGACGAGATGGGTCTTGGGAAGACCGTTCAG GTCATGTCCTTGATTGCATATTTAATGGAGTTTAAAGGAAACTATGGTCCACATCTTATCATTGTTCCTAATGCTGTTCTGGTGAACTGGAAG AGTGAATTCCACATTTGGCTTCCAACTGTCTCCTGCATATTTTATGTTGGTGGAAAAGATCAAAGGGCAAAATTGTTTTCTCAA GAAGTCTTAGCGGTGAAGTTTAATGTCCTTGTGACAACCTATGAGTTCATTATGTATGATCGGTCAAAACTTTCAAAAGTTGATTGGAAGTATATTATAATTGATGAAGCACAACGAATGAAGGACAGAGAGTCAGTTCTAGCTCGTGATCTTGATAGATATCGATGCCAAAGGCGCTTGCTTCTCACTGGAACACCATTGCAG AATGATCTTAAAGAACTATGGTCCCTTTTAAACCTATTGCTCCCAGAAGTATTTGATAATAGAAAAGCTTTTCACGATTGGTTTTCACAACCATTTCAAAAAGAAGGTCCTACACACAATGCTGAGGATGACTGGCTTGAGACTGAGAAGAAGGTGATAGTTATCCATAGACTTCATCAAATTTTAGAGCCATTTATGCTTAGGCGTCGTGTTGAAGATGTGGAAGGATCACTGCCTCCCAAG GTTTCCATTGTCCTGAAATGCAGAATGTCTTCCATTCAGAGTGTCATATATGACTGGATCAAATCCACTGGTACTCTAAGAGTTGACCCAGAAGATGAAAAGCTCAAAGTTCAGAAGAATCCAATTTATCAGCCAAAAGTTTACAAGACCTTAAATAACAGATGCATGGAGCTAAGGAAATCATGCAATCACCCTTCACTCAACTATCCATATTTTAGTGATTTTTCAAAGGATTTTCTTGTGAGATCATGCGGAAAATTGTGGGTTCTGGATAGAGTGTTAATTAAGCTTCATCGAACTGGCCATAGGGTATTGCTATTTAGCACCATGACCAAACTGCTCGACATAGTGGAGGAATATTTGCAATGGAGAAGGCTTGTTTTCAGACGAATCGACGGGACAACTAGTTTGGAAGATCGTGAGAGTGCTATTATGGACTTCAATAGACCTGATACTGATTGTTTTATATTCTTACTCAGCATTCGTGCTGCTGGACGAGGTTTGAATCTTCAATCTGCTGACACTGTCATCATATATGATCCTGATCCAAACCCAAAAAATGAGGAACAGGCTGTTGCTCGGGCACACCGAATTGGGCAGACTAGGGAGGTAAAAGTCATTTATATGGAAGCTGTGGTAGACAAAATACCAAGCCATCAGAAAGAAGATGAGATCAGGAGTGAAGGTGCAGTTGATTCTGATGACGACCTTGCTGGGAAGGATCGTTATGTGGGTTCTATTGAGAGCCTCATTCGGAATAACATCCAACAATATAAGATTGACATGGCTGATGAGGTTATAAATGCTGGTCGTTTTGACCAAAGGACTACACATGAAGAGAGACGCCTGACCTTAGAAACCTTGTTGCATGATGAAGAGAGATACCAAGAAACTGTACATGATGTTCCTTCTCTTCATGAAGTTAATCGGATGATTTCCAGAAGTGATGCGGAAGTAGAGCTCTTTGATCAAATGGACGAGGAACTTGACTGGGCAGAAGATATGACTCGGTATGATCAAGTTCCAAAATGGCTTCGAGCAAGTACTAAAGAAGTAAATACCACAATTTCTAATTTATCCAAGAAGTCATCAAAGAATGTCTTCTATGGAGGAGGTGTGGGTTTAGAATCCAGTGACATCGTTCATGAGACCGAGAGAAAGAGGGGGCGTCCCAAGAGGAAAGTTCCTATTTACACTGAATTGGATGACGAAGAAGAAGAATTTTCTGAAGCTAGTTCGGAGGATAGGAATCGATATTCTGTACAAGGAGTAGGAGAAACTGGGGATTTTGAAGATGATGAATCTACTGGGGCTCCACGACTTAATAACGAGCAGTCAGAAGAAGAAAGCCCTGTTTCTGCTGATGGATACCAATCCCAAAGAGCTTTGGAAAGCATCAGAAACAACCATGTACTTGATGAAGCAGGTTCATCTGGATCTTCTTCACACAGTCAAAGGTTATTAAGGATGGTTTCTCCTTCCGCGTCTTCTCAGAAATTTGGATCACTTTCTGCTTTAGATGACAGGTCCAACTCCCGTTCGAAGAAGTCG GTAGATGAATTAGAAGAAGGGGAAATTGCTGCATCTGGTGATTCTCATATTGACCACCAGCAATCTGGTAGCTGGATTCAAGATCGTGATGAAGGTGAAGATGAACAGGTCTTGCAGCCCAAAATTAAACGAAAACGAAGTATTCGGTATCGTTCAAGGCCTGCAGATAGATTAGGAGAGAAATATATTAAGAAGTCATCCCTTCGCCATGAGAATCGTTCTCAATTGCAATTTCAGGTGGAAGGTAGAAATGCATTCCAGGAAAGGGATGAATGTGCACATAATGTTGGAGAACCTAGCTCATTGAAAACTGACAAAAATGATTTATCCATGAAGAACAGGAGTAGTTTACCCTCCAGGAAAACATCTATAGCTAATTTGCATGGTTCTATGAAATCTGGTGCGGTTAATTATGTATCTACTCCAGATTATACTCGGGAACAACCAAGGGAAAAATGGGACAATAAATTGAAAAGGCCTACTGGTAGTGTCTATAAAATGTCTGAGGTCATCCAGAGAAAG TGCAAGAATGTCATCAGTAAGCTCCAGAGAAGAATAGATAAAGAAGGTCATCAAATAATACCCTTGCTAACTGAACTTTGGAAAAGAATTGAGAAGTCCAATCCTGTGGCTGGGGCAGGGAATAACCTTTTGGACTTTAGAAGGATCGACCTTCGTGTAGACAAATCTGAGTACAGTGGTGTCATGGAGCTTGTATCTGATGTGCAACTTGTGTTGAAGTGTGGTTTGCAGTATTATGGATTCTCTTATGAG